The DNA segment TGAgaacattttgtattattcttgGGTTTTCTGTGTAACATTTATTTGTCCAACTGTATTAGGTGAGTCATTGTAAACATGAACTGAATGTGAGCAGACGTATATCCTTTGATGATCTTTGATAGTCCTCAATAATGTCATGTATTCTAACTAACAATCATCTGCACTTTATAGataagtcaaaatttcaaatttataaatataacgcaCCATCCGTAACCGGTAACGTGAAGGTTGTTTGTATTGTCAGtgatagaaaaatccctttttacacattttctttaaaatgtatcgatatatattataatggaaacttctttttttctcagatttaggtctgggctcaaacttaaagcaaactgaaCCATTCCCGCCTTTGAAGTAAAACTTTATCCACGTAGATCTAGTTAAACTGGCTGGGCGACAGCTAATTTACTTTACCCTCTAAAAGTTACAAGAATTTAACCAGgttaaattattttgcaaactcttcgaattgggccgttgaatgcGATTTCCTCATCAATTCtaataaatatctaatttaaacagctgaatagtTCTTCATTTCACAAATTTGGCTACCAGGATTACTTATATAATATGCataggcatttacacgtatgcttgcaccagaatatCCTAATGgaaagtcaaaataaaaaaatacagataaaaaactaacaccactactcatgttaattgatttctgacctctgtggtaGCCGCATCCCTCGCCGTGgaggacatcaggtaatagggagTGGTGTTGAGGGTTGTCACAGGAATCGCACTACACGACATAAGCTGACCAAGTCTGTATCGTTACCTGTTTGTAGGTCACTCCCAGAAGTATGTTATGACAACTACGAAGTTAATCCACCATACAATTTTGACAGTGACTTCATTTTGTCAATTAACTATAAATAACCACGGTATATCCCAAAACGGGTGTATACTTATAATAGATAAAAATATGTCCCGAACTCCCTATCATATGAGAGACTGGTCCAGTGCATGTGTTTGTTACTTGTCACACGGGCGATGTAAATTTCTAAACCAGTGGTAGGCgatgtatattttatgtatttttgtagcaaaaaataaattgtctgaAAGACCAGATACGTTGATTTCTTTGAtttagaaaaactttttttttatatgttgttcTTGCTAGCttttttaattatcaattattcattttattatgaaGTATACAAAATGTTAATGCAATATATGCCTGTCTCACCATCAGtccattttattttagaataGATATTGTTTTCTCGTCTAAAGGCTCGTTATAGTTAAAAACGTGTTCAAAGCAATTTTAGCCATTTTATGTTAAGTGAAATGACGAACGTTTTTTACACAATTTATTCTGTACGCATAATTCGTGAAGCActagaaaatcaaaataactttATAGTCAAATAagactagaatgtgtctgtaggacacagagcGTGCCCCTACTGGTACATTTGGggaataaggggaaataattcaaatgtttgcagtcttaatggggcatagcctcaacaaacattttctaaaaaggatttattattctaggccatatactttttgagctatgagcatcacaaacaaaaactccactattttggccatttcaagggctgtaactttGTAATAAgtactaagattctcaagaagaatgccaaatgcgcaaggtcacatcataataaagactcaagcaaggtttcatgaatttacatcaaatactttttgagctatgcacataattaggtgaaaatgttcatttttttctatttcaggggccataactctgaaaaaagggtGCAGAGGCATACAGAAAATAGGAGGttggcaagttcatatcatgataaagactcatgcaaggtttaatcaatttatatgtaatactttttgagctaggtacgtcacaaagtgaaaatgtgcattttatactatttcaggggccataactctcaacATATCCTGTTCTGGGCCGGCGAACATGCAAAGATGACTGGGAAACCAAATCTTGGTATCCCGAACATTTCTATTGCTTGGTGGGCAGTCAGACTTCTTCGTTAGAGAGGTTTCAGACATGCAATTGAAACTCTGGTCTTACTTTCATCTCCTTCAATAATATACATTAATTTAGGCGGAAATGACCTAGTATATGAAAATACTTGTGAATTAAGAGGAATGATTGAGACAGAGATAAACTACGTGAAGCATTCCCAAATACAACAATAGTTTGGGTAGATATGTTAGAAAGACAAAATTGGCAAGGGGTATTAGGCAGTAAAAGGCCAATTGAAAAGAAAACGCCTTAACCGCTGATAATCAACTGATaagtataatttgaaaataaagaccGTTTCACAAAATACATCTATTGTCTGGCGAGAACTTACAAAGCACTGTATTTTCGGCGTGTGTTACTCTTAATATGTGGTTACTCTTACGTTGTTGTGTGGCTAGGGTTGAGTAGGTTTTGCCCATAGTACCTGGCGAAATCTAGTTTTGTATTGCATATTGCTTTGTATTGCATTATCAACCCTCCTGCATGCAACTTCTTGCTTTCCTTAACGCAGTGGTTTTGGTATGTAGTGACTCGTCATTCCCAGATACCTGGTCGTGCCTGGTAACTACCATACCGTGACTACTGGCACCGAAGTTGCCGTGCATTGCCATATTATGTTTAAGTTAGTCAGTATTGTTACATTGTTATGTCCGACAGTGCAAAGTTATGTTATGTTGAAATTAGCTGGTTTTGCTACCATGTTATGAGAGTGTAAATTATATGTGACAGTGCAGAGTTTCATTGTAATAGTTGGCAAATTTTAGCAAGATGTGCCTGGTCTCCTTCCAGTTATTTTATTCACATACTTGGTGAGATACCTTGTCAAGTACATCTTTGTTTTTGAGGGGCGAATAAATACCCAACCATGTATTCATTTAGTAAACCGTTTACTTGTTTGAGTTGTAACATTAAAATATTAACACTGCAATATAAAATCTTATCGTGTAGTAATTAAAAGGTATAAAGCAGGGTTTAGTTGTAATCTTTTCgagtattaaaataaattaatttctcaCAATTACTATAGTGTTGGTAAGTtgatatttggtaaaaaaatagcGTAATTGTCAAGTACACTTGATTAAATTCTGATATTGCACATATTGCCAAGTCTTggaggaaataaataaataaatagggtCATTCATCCATGAATGATCACTTTCTTCACACTGATATCTCTGCAGaccattaattttttaaactgGACACATTTCTGTCACACAAACCCAACAACACATATAGCTTATTTCAGGTATGTATTTTGGACATCAGAATCCTTTCATGAATCCCAATTTTCTCTGGCTGTCATGCCATACTGTGTACCATTGATTTATGACTTCATGATTTATCAGCTCATCACTACTTGACACTGAGGCGATGTATAGCCCAAACAGAGGGTTCAAATATGTTCATGGCCACACATTCTAATTGTAGAAATGGTAAACATTGTGTGGAAATCCTAGATGACCCAGTGTCAAACGTCTTCATACAAAACTCTGCAAAGTATGAATAAACTATACAGTCAGATTCTTGTCAACAAATGCAGTTTCAGTAGTTTTCTTTACAGAAGTTAAACAAACATGGGTATTGCTGTGGACTGGACTCATAACCCATGTAGTTACTGAACCTAGCTGAATCAAAACGGAAACAGTTTTGGAGTTCTCAATACTGTCTGGTAAATTTAAAGAAACTGCATACATGTGCATTTAATAGCTAACGATTACTGttttattgcaataaaaacaagagcttgtcgaacacgaaatgccccccttaatgcattcagtaactgcacatggaatagaaattatatgctcactgtaaacaaaagttctactgttctggttcaatctgaccttgacctttaacctactgacctaaaaatcaacaggggtcatctgctggtcatgatcaacctccccattaagttccgtgatcctaggcccaagtgttctcaaagtatcatccggaaagggtttaacttttacaggtcaatgtgaccttcacctatggccaaatgacctcaaaatctgcaggggtcatctactggtcatgaccaacctccctatcaagtttcatgattcaagaccaagcattctcaagtcattgtctggaaacagtttaaacGTTTTgggtcattgtaaccttgacctttgacctactgacctcaaaatcaataggggtcatctgctggtcatgataaacttCTCTATggtctttcatgacccttggtctaagcattctcaagttatcgtctagaaactgtttaactgttcctggccaatgtgaccttgaacttagacctaatgacctcaaaatcaataggggtcatctgctggtcatgaccaaacaatcttgagttatcatccggaaatcaaTTAACTGTtcccagtcactgtgaccttgacctttaacatactgacctcaaaatcaataggggtcatctgctggtcatgaccaacctccctttcaacttttatgatcctaggcccaagccttcttgagttatcatccggaaacggattggtctacattccgactgacaaacagaccgaccgacccaccgacatctgcaaaacaatatacccctccttaataataatgaaatagaaaacatttaCCATCATGGCCAATTTTATTGATGTCTAATGATGACCTTGTTCTCAATGTCATAAGCCAGGTCTGTTTTACAGCATGGTTGTCACACAGCATGTAGACAAACCTTTCTACTGATGTAGTTAGAGTAGGATTGAACTGAAAGAAAAAGTTGTATCTAAATATCAATAAAGCATATAAAACTGAAATGAACAAATGTTTAAGATATAGTAATGAACTTAAAAGATATTACCAGTATGGTTAAAATATACCGCAATCTAAGAATTCAACTCAGAAGAAGATATAATATTGATGCCAACATTATGGACATTATGTCATATATTGTGGGTAAAGATGATTATGGCACAACTGtcttaagtttaaatcaaatccattaaatAGCAATTACAGAAAAGTTCTTATAAAACACTGTTGTTGACAAACAATGGTCGGACATCAAAagatcctaaaagctcaccatgagcacttacAAGTGTTAATGTAGCTAAAAAGTGTTAAGATTTTAAGAGAATTAATGAGATGTACAAAAGATAATGAGGTTGTTATGCCTGTCTATTTTAAATGAGTGGGAAGGACTATCTTGTCTAgataaaagttttacaaaataaactttCTACTGGTAATTTGTAATTACCTGCTGTATAAACACTTCTCCAGTTTGGCTAACTTCTTCTTCTAGACATTTCCACTGGTCATGTGACATCTGGAGCAGGTTCTGTACACTACTTCCTCCTAGTGTTACCATAGCAACAGATGTGCTGTCATCAATTATTacactaacaaataaacaaacaataagagattaaacttaaaatatttatcaaacagcCTTAACAGACATCATTTTATACATGTAGTCTATGCAAAAGAGTATTTATGCAGTGTATGCAACACTGACCTTTCTCAGACTTGCATAaacttttaaagaagaaatttttaagCAGCAGCCTACAATAAACTGATCTGTTTGTTCATATATGGTGAAAGTGAACAACAGACTGTACCCGCCATAGCTCAAGGTAAAACTTTCAATTCTTCAGTTTTAGACTAAATGACCTTTGACACTTTCCTTGTGCtcatgaactttgacctactttGACTATTTACTGTCTACAGGCAATAGTTCAATGAAGTTTCTTTAGTTATTGGGCAGAAACCATTTTCTGTCTCTAAATCAGACCTTCAACATACTTGTTCTCAAAACAATAGCTACCCTGTACTGTCCACAGGCAAATAATATTACGAACTTtgtcaattacatgtatatgctgAAGTATTCTTTAGTTATCAAGCTCAAACTGTCTGCAGcctctaggtcactgtgaccttgacctctaatcTCTTAAACATTTGCTGACCACAGTCAATAATGCTATGAAGTTTCACCACTGCAGGTGCAAGCATAAGTTATTGATGATAAACCAACAGTTCACCAACAGACTGACTGTCAAACAGACAGACATGAGCAGATCATAATGCACTATATTAGAAAGGGAGCATAAAAATGTTATGATGAACCTGCCAAGTCACgtgaggggatccaacatatgtattcccaaatgggcaccgcttaaattcatatgttgtgcttccggtagtacatatgtggtaaaaatttcgcagaaaaacaggtgaggtttttatttgtgattgaattttgcggaaatgacattgttttgccaaaagattgtgatgcagtgcaaccgagtatacattaactaacacgtaagtgcatttaccttacctgtatttgtagaaatgacagagaaaaacttatcctccgtgaagcggtatgactgaaaattagcaacatttttatcaagagatggaaatatgttgtaattgcccTGCGTTTGCTTAAATTTTGCCCTCGAAACCTTCCGTATGCAAAACCTcacccagaaaaagaaaattatggtgatcactttgctagaaaaatgttttggggcgaaaaaccgaatgggatacatatgttatgcatgggctacatatgtggtgcattagacATTTTAGAACTtcacagatcttgagcttaaatggtacctgggTAAAGAAACGAACTGGAAATACTTGCCAAGCATATGTCACATTAttccaaaatatatatacatgtatattaaagggataacatattagaaacgagcacagctttaagcttacataTGATGCTGTAGAACATTTTCACTaaggagtcaacgcatctctcctaaatccgaaggcgtttatgtgttgcttatgtgtgttgacttgtgaatgtcggaaatatgcatgtatagtttggtgtatagcatattagctgccaatacggtctgcgtaattatatgttattgaaccAAGTGTTCTTTTCGTGTTTGTTTTACCCGTTCATGTGCGCATCTCTATAtatcttcggcggtattttgcatcgttaactgtggaaattgtctgtctTTGAATCATGTACATGAACTGTGTTATAGAGCCAAATATCTGTGTTTCGGGCAACGGactcgaaaataaaatgtaataaatactttacggtcagggtgtttcaggaggtattttggtttgcccgatacagaactacTTGCCCAGCCTGTccactacatgtacatatgatattgtggacctggcacttacttgtgtaaaactacgttgttacatgtataccgcAACTCCACATTCTAGGCCTATCATAGATTGTGGAaatataggagggaggatatACTGCAAGGTACTCGGTCATATAATCAGAACATAGCTGCGTCTGGTTGGTAACTTAATCAAATTAAGGGCCTAGCTAGGACATATTTCATGATTTAATGACCATGCTCAGTTATATTCACACAACTTTTGACCGAGTACCTTGCAGTATATCCTCTTTCCTATATTACCATAAACTATAAAGGTCTAGCTTGCGAAGTTACTGCGTAGTTCaacacaagtaagtgccaggtccacaatatcTTATATATTGGAGCGGCCGGGCAAATAGTTCTGTATAGTTCAAATAGTTCACGttttttctctgtcatttctaGAAATACAAGTGAGTTAAATGCATTACGTGTTagttaatgtatactcggttgcactgcatcgcgagacattggcaaaacaatgtcattttcacaatattcaatcacaaataaaaatctcacgtatttatctgcgaaatgtttaccacatatgtactaccagAAGCACAACATATGACTTTAAGcagtgcccatttgggaatacatatgttggatcccctcccgtgcaAGTACTTGGTCTATCATGTATTAGTAATCAATATCAGATCTTAGATAAAGCAACTGAACTTTCTGATTACATTTTTTACACTCACTCCtccatattttcaataaatacacAGCCTCAATAATTTTAATCTAGATTCTACTTCTGTCCTTTGCTGAATGTTCAAAGAATGCAACATTTTTACTAACTAGCAGGTTTTTGCAGTCTACTCCCCCATTCTTTTCCAACACccctgaaataaaattttatatgctATCTAGGTCCACTTGTTTccttatactgtgaaatcatttaattttgtgggcatgaaatttcgtggttttgttcaaaatgggaatttcgtggggatatgaattcgtggattacaacttttgaacataaagtgaataggaattttactttttcattgggattaaatttcgtggattgactcaaccacaaaatccacgaaaattagtcccccatgaaaattaatgatttcacagtaccccTGATAGAAAATATGGTAATATCTGTTTGGTCAAACATtggttttcaaatacaaaattttaatgaaaatattctggtaaatTTTGTTGGTCCAACATTTGTTTCCCAATACCCCTGAAATAAAATATGGTAACCTTTGTACTAGGTCAAAATATCTGATTCCCAACACtcctaaaatttagcattttaacatCCAAAACATTGGATTCCCAACTCTCctaaaataaagcattttaacaTCCAAAACATTGGATTCCCAACACTCctaaaataaagcattttaacaTCCAAAACATTGGATTCCAAACGCTCctaaaataaagcattttaacaTCCAAAACATTTGATTCCCAACACtcctaaaacaagagctcgtcgaacacgaaatgccccctttgatgcattcagtaattgcaccaGAACCataaattatttgctcactgtaaacaaaagttctactgttctggttcaatgtgacactgacctttgacctattgaccttaaaatcaacaggggtcatctcctggtcatgatcaacctccctataaagtttagtgatcctaggtccaagcgttctcaaggtatcgtctggaagcgtttaactgttccgaagcaatgtgaccttgacctttagccttcaaatctcaaaatctataggggtcatctacaggtcatgaccaacctccctatcaagtttcatgatcctaggcccaagcattctcaagttattgtctggaaatggtttaaatgttccgggtcactgtaaccttgacctctgaccttctgaccttaaaatcaataggggtcatctgctagtcatgatgaacctcactatcatctttcatgacccttggcccaagtgttctcaagttatcgtccagaaactgttttaactgttcctggctaatctgaccttgaactttgaccaaataacctcaaaatcaataggggtcatctgctggtcaagatcaatctccctatcaattttcctgatcctagg comes from the Mercenaria mercenaria strain notata unplaced genomic scaffold, MADL_Memer_1 contig_2814, whole genome shotgun sequence genome and includes:
- the LOC128552454 gene encoding uncharacterized protein LOC128552454 → MVTLGGSSVQNLLQMSHDQWKCLEEEVSQTGEVFIQQFNPTLTTSVERFVYMLCDNHAVKQTWLMTLRTRSSLDINKIGHDEFCMKTFDTGSSRISTQCLPFLQLECVAMNIFEPSVWAIHRLSVK